A single Nicotiana tabacum cultivar K326 chromosome 5, ASM71507v2, whole genome shotgun sequence DNA region contains:
- the LOC142180854 gene encoding uncharacterized protein LOC142180854, with protein MVRRLKKIQIVKNPKNVEIETRHHQKPRHPVTLGEFLPSWFRTRISDDDDKALCCNADKEEEEKNEVKSTLSPSLSNSLVESSFQEADVCNTKITFTEDDFLLGETPHNRPLFMVVIPWIHENKVVPSTYYQCLKYNKDGVENKIVADDKPFSKAEAYFADAKFYLKNHIMKRVKVDDITKAKGKKIAHLFRYVPKVKKDEGESSSLQKGALRELTLPIKQIDTIKLSSKLLENFVAPNMPQNKALPTKRTNEGFDLNAYRLFAKAGYDPNKPSKLGKLLPEATRKANTMKDNEHVVKQSREGLGYKQPPPVRISIRRASINYITTEDEPADPNKRPSVFDRLGEPTTRTSVFERLGPLKRKKNKSQRNYEKIRRPFPSRVQSISKECQSLVPSRMRRQSELLISCGEVLKVKTRIVVHTRECDEDEESVGSSYHITANEEQYTSSLRKFDEYLGDASWCGHIYFNDGDPQKDEDVEDAPAEIEEGIKMTVDALKEVNLGTAEDSRPTYVSALLTTDEENTYVELLKEYRYVFAWSYKEMPGLDPKVAVHHLAVKKGARPVKQAQRSFRPELIPSIEAEVNKLIEAGFIREVKYPSWISSIVPVKKKNGQIRVCVDFKDLNNACPKDEFPLPIPELMIDSTTGYEAMSFMDGSSGYNQIRMAPKDEELTAFRTPKGIYCYKVMPFGLKNVGATYQRAMQNIFDDILHKNVECYEDDLVVKSRKRGDHLQDLRMVFERLRRYQLRMNPLKCAFGVTSGKFLGFIVRHRGIEIDQAKVDAILKMPEPKNIHELKSLQGKLAYLRRFISNLAGKCQPFSRLMKKGIPFEWDQACSNAFQSIKSYLTKPPVLAAPIPGKPLILYIAAQERANPIKFVMSKPVLNDRLARWYLQFQQFEIVHIPQKAVKGQALADFLADHPIPDDWKVTDELPDEDVMVIEVQPPWKMYFNGAAHREGAGAGVVFVTSQGEVLSYSFTLTQHCTNNVAEYQALTLRLEMAIEMIQLQLHIFRDSELVINPMLGSYEVKKIVPPDENEDKESKLERLVDVAEAVKVDWRQTMIEYLCYGIFPEDPRRKTEIRRRAPRFLYYKDTLYRRSFEGVLLRCLGKDEATQAMQEAHSRFVDHINPGQSSTSTLRGWVTTGRQW; from the exons ATGGTGAGAAGACTAAAGAAGATACAAATTGTTAAGAACCCAAAGAATGTGGAGATAGAGACACGCCATCACCAAAAGCCACGCCACCCGGTGACTTTGGGAGAATTTTTGCCAAGTTGGTTTCGCACGAGGATTTCTGACGATGATGATAAGGCCTTATGCTGTAATGCTgataaagaagaagaggaaaagaatgaAGTCAAGTCAACACTCTCACCATCACTGTCTAATAGTCTTGTTGAGTCCTCCTTCCAAGAAGCAGATGTCTGTAATACAAAAATCACCTTCACTGAAGACGATTTCCTACTTGGTGAGACACCACACAATCGCCCTTTGTTTATGGTGGTTAT ACCGTGGATACACGAAAACAAAGTTGTCCCATCAACTTACTACcaatgtttgaaatataataaagATGGAGTCGAAAATAAGATAGTTGCTGATGACAAGCCGTTCTCTAAAGCCGAGGCATACTTCgctgatgcaaagttctacttgaagaaccacaTCATGAAGAGAGTAAAAGTTGATGACATCACGAAggccaaaggcaagaaaatagCTCATTTATTTCGTTATGTCCCAAAAGTGAAGAAAGATGAAGGAGAATCATCAAGCCTCCAAAAAGGTGCACTAAGAGAATTAACCCTTCCTATCAAGCAGATTGATACCATAAAGTTATCTTCAAAGCTACTAGAAAATTTTGTGGCCCCTAACATGCCTCAAAATAAGGCACTCCCTACGAAACGCACAAATGAAGGTTTTGATCTGAATGCTTACAGGTTGTTCGCAAAGGCTGGATATGATCCCAATAAACCATCTAAGTTAGGGAAGCTCCTACCTGAAGCTACTAGGAAAGCAAACACCATGAAGGATAATGAGCATGTGGTGAAGCAATCACGTGAGGGTCTAGGTTACAAACAACCCCCACCAGTTCGCATCTCCATTAGAAGAGCAAGTATTAACTATATCACGACGGAAGATGAACCCGCTGATCCTAATAAAaggccttctgtctttgatcgacttggagaACCAACTACAAGAACTTCTGTATTTGAGAGGTTGGGGCCATTGAAAAGGAAGAAGAATAAGTCCcaaagaaattatgaaaaaataagaaGACCTTTCCCATCTAGAGTCCAAAGTATCTCCAAAGAGTGTCAAAGCCTGGTCCCTTCCAGAATGAGGCGACAATCAGAACTTTTGATTTCATGCGGAGAGGTACTCAAAGTGAAGACTCGCATAGTGGTCCACACTAGAGAGtgtgatgaagatgaagaaagtgtaggATCTTCATATCACATTACTGCGAATGAGGAGCAATACACTTCATCCCTAAGGAAATTTGACGAATATTTGGGAGATGCCTCTTGGTGTGGCCATATATATTTTAATGATGGTGATCCTCAAAAAGACGAAGATGTCGAGGACGCTCCTGCGGAaatagaagaaggaattaaaatgACTGTTGATGCATTGAAAGAAGTCAACCTTGGCACTGCAGAAGACTCTAGGCCCACCTATGTAAGTGCCCTATTAACCACAGATGAAGAAAACACTTATGTGGAGCTACTCAAAGAATATAGATATGTCTTTGCTTGGAgctacaaagagatgcctggttTAGATCCTAAGGTAGCAGTTCATCATCTCGCAGTCAAGAAAGGAGCTCGTCCTGTTAAGCAAGCCCAAAGAAGCTTCAGGCCAGAATTGATCCCATCAATCGAAGCCGAGGTCAATAAACTCATCGAAGCTGGTttcattcgggaggttaaatatcCTTCATGGATTTCAAGCATTGTTcctgtgaagaagaagaatggccaaATTCGAGTTTGTGTCGATTTTAAAGACCTCAATAATGCATGCCCTAAGGACGAATTTCCGCTCCCCATTCCAGAGCTTATGATTGATTCCACCACCGGATACGAGGCGATGTCTTTCATGGATGGATCATCTGGCTACAATCAAATACgtatggcaccaaaagatgaagagcttactgcgtTTCGCACTCCTAAAGGCATTTATTGCTAcaaagtaatgccttttggcttgaagaatgttgGCGCCACATATCAAAGGGCAATGCAGAATATCTTTGACGACATCCTCCATAAGAATGTGGAATGCTATGAGGATGATTTAGTGGTGAAATCAAGAAAGAGAGGAGACCACTTACAAGACTTAAGAATGGTGTTCGAACGACTCCGGCGATATCAACTCAGAATGAACCcgttgaaatgtgcctttggagttacttctggaaaatTCCTTGGCTTCATTGTTCGACATCGAGGGATTGAGATAGATCAAGCCAAAGTTGACGCCATCTTGAAAATGCCCGAGCCCAAAAATATACATGAACTGAAAAGTCTACAAGGAAAATTGGCGTACCTTAGAAGATTCATCTCAAATCTAGCAGGGAAGTGCCAACCTTTTAGCCGGCTCATGAAGAAGGGTATACCTTTTGAATGGGACCAAGCTTGTAGCAATGCATTCCAAAGCATCAAATCCTACTTGACGAAACCTCCAGTTCTGGCAGCGCCTATACCAGGAAAGCCATTGATTCTATATATTGCAGCCCAAGAAAG GGCGAACCCGATCAAGTTTGTTATGTCAAAACCCGTCCTCAATGATCGATTAGCAAGGTGGtatctccaatttcaacaattcgagattGTGCATATCCCACAAAAAGCTGTGAAAGGACAAGCTTTGGCAGATTTCTTGGCAGATCATCCAATTCCTGATGATTGGAAGGTGACtgatgaactacctgatgaggatgTGATGGTCATCGAAGTGCAACCACCGTGGAAAATGTATTTTAATGGTGCCGCACATCGTGAGGGAGCTGGTGCAGGTGTTGTGTTTGTCACTTCTCAAGGGGAAGTCTTGTCATATTCCTTCACCTTAACACAACATTGCACCAACAACGTTGCGGAATATCAAGCACTCACACTTCGGCTTGAGATGGCCATTGAAATGATACAACTCCAATTACATATTTTTAGAGACTCTGAGTTAGTGATCAATCCAATGCTAGGTAGCTACGAGGTCAAAAAG ATAGTGCCCCCAGATGAGAACGAGGATAAAGAAAGCAAGCTCGAGCGTTTGGTAGACGTCGCTGAAGCTGTGAAGGTTGATTGGCGACAAACCATGATCGAGTACTTATGTTATGGGATATTTCCAGAAGATCCAAGAAGAAAGACCGAAATTCGTCGGCGTGcccctcgcttcctttactacaaagacaCTTTGTATCGAAGATCATTTGAGGGAGTTCTCTTGCGTTGTTTAGGGAAAGATGAAGCAACTCAAGCTATGCAAGAGGCACACTCTAGATTTGTGGATCACATCAATCCGggccaaagctccacttccacaTTAAGAGGATGGGTTACTACTGGCCGACAATGGTGA